Below is a window of Rhizobium jaguaris DNA.
CGGCGTCGTCAACAGGCCGAGACGGGTAGTGGCGGCAACCAGCGTGAATTTGGCGAGGTCGATTTTCACCGAACGCGCCGCCGGGCCCTCGCCGATGATCAAATCGAGCTGGAAGTCCTCCATGGCCGGATAGAGGATTTCTTCGACGGCCGGATTGAGGCGATGAATTTCGTCGATGAAGAGCACATCGCGCTCTTCGAGATTGGTCAGAAGTGCTGCAAGATCGCCGGCCTTGGCGATGACCGGGCCGGAGGTCGAGCGGAAATTGACACCGAGCTCCTTCGCCATGATCTGAGCCAGCGTCGTCTTGCCAAGACCTGGCGGGCCGACGAACAGCACATGGTCCAGCGCCTCCCCTCGCCCCTTCGCGGCTTCGATGAACACCTTGAGATTGGCACGTGCCTCCGCCTGGCCGGTGAACTCGTCCAGCGACTGCGGCCGCAGCGTCACATCCAGGTCTTCGCCCCGCTTTTCCGGCGATATCAGGCGTGCAGCCTCGCTCATGTCAGAAGTTCCATTCCCGGTATGCGTTTCACAGCTTTACTATTGAGGACCATGGCGGCGACACCATGGTCTCTTCTCTCAAATCATCATTCCGTGGCGGACCGTCATGAGTCGACCCCTTACTTTGAGACAATAGTGAGGAACTGGAAAGGGTGCAAAGGTTCACCGCGACAGCTCCTTAAGACCCAATCGGATCAGCTTGGCGCTGTCAGCCCCATCTCCGGCCGATTTCATTGCAGCCGCAACTGCGTTCGCAGCCTGGTCGCGGGAATAGCCGAGATTGGTGAGCGCAGAGACGGCATCAGCGACGGGAGCCGAGGCTACACCCTCGCCCAATTCCTGCTTGAGGCCGATATTGATCGCCTCGCCGGCAAAGGCCGGCGCCTTGTTTTTCAGTTCCGTAACAATACGCATTGCGACCTTCGGCCCGACGCCGGGCGCCCGCGACACGGCACTGCGGTCCTGCAGCGCGATCGCGTTGGCAAGTTCCGCCGGCGTCAACGTCGACAACAGCGCCAGCGCCACTTTCGCGCCAATGCCCTGCACGGTCTGCAGAAGATTGAACCACTCGCGCTCCAGCACCGTCGTAAACCCGAAAAGGCGGATCTGGTCCTCGCGGACATAAGTCTCGATGAAGAGAATGCAGGCCTCGCCAGCCGAGCCCAGCTTCGACAGCGTGCGCGCCGAGCAGTAGGCGACGTAGCAGACACCATGCACATCCACGAGCGCATAGTCCTCGCCGATCTCTTCGATGGTGCCTTTTAACTTGCCAATCATAAATGACGTCCGTCAGGGATGGGTTTCGGGGGAGATGAGATCGACCGTGGAAAAATAAGAACGATACCCCTTTGGATCTCGGGTCAGTATGGAATAACCACGAACGGCAGCATGGGCGCCAATCAGAAAGTCAGGAAGAATTCGCTCGCGTTCTCCACCGGCTTGACGATAAATCTTAAAAGCAGCCGCGGCCGCAAATGCCGCGGACCAAGGCAGGTTTTCACGGCGAAACTCGCTTTCCGGCAACAGTTCATCCACTCTGTCTATATTGCTGTAACGCAGTGAAAATTCCGCATAAATGATCGGGTTGATAACGACCGGCCCTTGTTTGAAAGCGGAAAAGACCTTCCCATTCGACCAATCATGCCAAGTTGAGCTGGGTATGGCCAAATCAACGAGCACATTCGTGTCGACCATCGTGACCATGATCTATCGGTCGCGCGTCATCGACATCAATGCTTCGGCATCGATATTCTGATCGCCTGTACCTTCCAGACGCTTGAGAGTCGCCATAAATCGATCCAACCGGTGCCGATCCTCGATCTCTCTCTTGCCGTTCTTAGGCGAAATAACCAGCTTTCCGTTCTCAACGGAAAATATGACTTCGCTGTTGAGTTCTATGCCTGCCAATTCACGCAAGTCACGGGGGATTGTCACTTGTCCTTTGGATGTCACGCGCATTCAGGCCTCCAATCTCACGGTAAGAATTATCATTACCGCAAGAACAAGTCAAGAACAAGCTAGCCGGCCAGGGCCGCTTGTCGCATCCGGCTTGCGCCCCGGTTATGGGCATGGCAGATGGCGATGGCGAGCGCGTCGGCGGCGTCGTTGCCTTTGAACTCCACTTTCGGCATCAGGATCTTCAACATCATGTGGATCTGCTGCTTTTCGCCGTGACCCACGCCAATCACTGCCTTCTTGACGGCATTTGGCGCATATTCGGCAACCTGCAGTCCGGCGCGCGCCGGCACCAGCATCGCAATGCCGCGCGCCTGACCGAGCTTCAGCGTCGCTACCGCGTCCTTGTTGACGAAAGTCTGTTCGACCGCCGCTTCGTCCGGCTGGTAGCTATGGACGATATCGGCGAGCCCGTCATGGAGCTGGCAGAGGCGCGATGCGAGATCCATCTCACCGTCCGATGTCACCGTTCCCGAGGCGACAAAACGTAGGGAGTTTCCCGATGTCTCGATGATACCCCAGCCGGTGCGGCGCAGGCCCGGATCGATGCCGATGATACGAATCGTGTTTTGCATGGCTCAACCTATCTTTCGCGCCGCAGATGTGCCAGCAAAATGTGAACAAAACAAAAACAAATCCAAACCGCGTGCCCTTTCTGCGGCTTCGAAATTACGATGAACGAATTTACCGGAGCGGGTTTGGAATAGAGCATGCGCACTCCTACATGGGGAGGGTTGCTCCTCCCTTTTCACCACGCAGGTTCCTTGCCATGGTCCCCTTTTCCATTCTCGATCTTTCGCCCGTTGCCGAAGGCAGCACCGTCAGCCAATCCTTTGAAGGCTCAAAGCGCATGGCGCAGAAGGCGGAAGCGCTTGGCTACACAAGGTTCTGGCTGGCGGAGCATCATGGCATGCCTGGCGTCGCTAGTGCTGCAACCGCGGTCGTGATCGGCCATGTCGGAGCGGCGACCTCGCGCATCCGCATCGGCTCGGGCGGCGTCATGCTGCCGAACCATTCGCCGCTGGTGATCGCCGAGCAGTTCGGCACACTTGAGGCCCTGTTTCCTGGCCGCGTCGATCTCGGCCTCGGCCGTGCACCGGGCACGGATATGCGTACCGCCCAGGCACTGCGTCGCAACCTCGATGCAGGCGCCCAGAGCTTTCCCAATGACATTGTCGAACTGCAACACCTGTTCAGTCCGGCCGACGAGAACCAATCGATCCTTGCCGTGCCCGGCAATGGCGCCAAGGTGCCGATCTGGCTGCTCGGTTCAAGCCTCTACAGCGCCCATCTCGCAGCCATGCTCGGCCTGCCCTATGCTTTCGCGTCGCATTTCGCTCCGGAAGCTCTGCTCGATGCGGTCGCCATCTATCGTGATCGCTTCACGCCGTCGGCAACGCTCGACAAGCCCTATGTCATGGTCGGCGTCATGGGTTCGGCGGCGGATACGGATGAAGAAGCCCAATATCACTTCACTTCGGCACAGCAGCAATTCGTCAATCTGCGCCGCAATGTCCGCGGTCCCTTCCCGCGCCCCCGCAAGGACATGGACGATTTTTGGACGCCGATGGAGAAACTGAACGTCGAACACACGCTGCGCTACGCCGTCGTCGGCTCGCCGGCAACCGCAGGGGCCAAGCTTTCGCAGTTCATCAAGGATACGGAAGCCGACGAAGTGATCATTTCGATGCCGATCCACGATATCGAGGCGCGACTGAGATCGGTGGAACTCTTCGCCACGCTGCCGAGCTTCAAGAAGACGGTTTAGTCACCTCCACGTTGAGGGCAGGGCAATTGCATATGAGATGAGGTCGTTGCCACGCATCTCCTTCTCCGCTCGGGGAGAAGGAGTTT
It encodes the following:
- the ruvA gene encoding Holliday junction branch migration protein RuvA, which codes for MIGKLKGTIEEIGEDYALVDVHGVCYVAYCSARTLSKLGSAGEACILFIETYVREDQIRLFGFTTVLEREWFNLLQTVQGIGAKVALALLSTLTPAELANAIALQDRSAVSRAPGVGPKVAMRIVTELKNKAPAFAGEAINIGLKQELGEGVASAPVADAVSALTNLGYSRDQAANAVAAAMKSAGDGADSAKLIRLGLKELSR
- a CDS encoding type II toxin-antitoxin system VapC family toxin, coding for MVTMVDTNVLVDLAIPSSTWHDWSNGKVFSAFKQGPVVINPIIYAEFSLRYSNIDRVDELLPESEFRRENLPWSAAFAAAAAFKIYRQAGGERERILPDFLIGAHAAVRGYSILTRDPKGYRSYFSTVDLISPETHP
- a CDS encoding AbrB/MazE/SpoVT family DNA-binding domain-containing protein, coding for MRVTSKGQVTIPRDLRELAGIELNSEVIFSVENGKLVISPKNGKREIEDRHRLDRFMATLKRLEGTGDQNIDAEALMSMTRDR
- the ruvC gene encoding crossover junction endodeoxyribonuclease RuvC, producing MQNTIRIIGIDPGLRRTGWGIIETSGNSLRFVASGTVTSDGEMDLASRLCQLHDGLADIVHSYQPDEAAVEQTFVNKDAVATLKLGQARGIAMLVPARAGLQVAEYAPNAVKKAVIGVGHGEKQQIHMMLKILMPKVEFKGNDAADALAIAICHAHNRGASRMRQAALAG
- a CDS encoding LLM class flavin-dependent oxidoreductase, coding for MVPFSILDLSPVAEGSTVSQSFEGSKRMAQKAEALGYTRFWLAEHHGMPGVASAATAVVIGHVGAATSRIRIGSGGVMLPNHSPLVIAEQFGTLEALFPGRVDLGLGRAPGTDMRTAQALRRNLDAGAQSFPNDIVELQHLFSPADENQSILAVPGNGAKVPIWLLGSSLYSAHLAAMLGLPYAFASHFAPEALLDAVAIYRDRFTPSATLDKPYVMVGVMGSAADTDEEAQYHFTSAQQQFVNLRRNVRGPFPRPRKDMDDFWTPMEKLNVEHTLRYAVVGSPATAGAKLSQFIKDTEADEVIISMPIHDIEARLRSVELFATLPSFKKTV